A window from Gemmatimonadaceae bacterium encodes these proteins:
- a CDS encoding RNA-binding S4 domain-containing protein: protein MEQVRLDKWLWAARFFKTRALAADAIDIGRVEVNGERVKRAKHVKVADTITVRRPPFAHVIVVDGLSEQRGPASAAQQLYTETADSVAARERLAGQLRAAGTASPADAGRPTRQDRRAIDRWRGRDS from the coding sequence ATGGAACAGGTCCGACTCGACAAGTGGCTTTGGGCAGCGCGCTTTTTCAAGACGCGCGCCCTGGCGGCCGACGCGATCGACATCGGACGCGTCGAGGTGAACGGCGAGCGGGTGAAGCGCGCGAAACACGTGAAGGTGGCAGACACGATCACGGTGCGGCGCCCCCCGTTTGCCCACGTGATCGTCGTCGACGGGCTGAGCGAACAGCGCGGCCCGGCCAGCGCGGCGCAGCAGCTCTACACCGAAACCGCGGACAGCGTGGCCGCCCGGGAGCGGCTCGCGGGACAGCTCCGGGCGGCGGGCACGGCGTCACCGGCCGACGCGGGCCGACCGACGCGGCAGGACCGGCGGGCCATCGACCGCTGGCGGGGACGGGACTCGTAG
- a CDS encoding threonylcarbamoyl-AMP synthase → MTAEIVAVDAASPDPEVIARAAATLRRGELVAIPTETVYGLAANALDADAVARIYAAKERPAFNPVIVHLADTSDLPRVAREVPSIAHDLMRRFWPGPLTLVLHRQPAVPDIVTAGLDTVGVRIPASEVTRALIRTAGVPLAAPSANLFTRVSPTTAAHVARQLGDRLSMILDAGPARVGIESTVLDLTRTPPRLLRPGGTPQSDIESVIGPVERSMAASGDAPRPSPGMVERHYAPRTTLRLFESARLDEVLGVAERMRGHGTRVVVVTRQGANAHGAGIRFMPDTVDAYAGALYSMLHELEEHDVEVAFVEQPPSESAWDAIRDRLRRASTSD, encoded by the coding sequence ATGACGGCCGAGATCGTCGCCGTCGACGCGGCGTCTCCGGATCCCGAGGTGATCGCCAGGGCCGCGGCGACGCTGCGCCGCGGCGAACTCGTCGCCATTCCCACGGAAACGGTGTACGGCCTCGCGGCAAACGCCCTGGACGCCGACGCTGTCGCGCGCATCTACGCCGCCAAGGAGCGGCCAGCGTTCAATCCGGTCATCGTGCACCTCGCCGACACAAGCGACTTGCCGCGAGTGGCGCGGGAGGTACCGTCGATCGCGCACGACCTCATGCGCCGCTTCTGGCCCGGCCCGCTCACGCTCGTCCTGCATCGGCAGCCCGCGGTCCCGGACATTGTCACCGCCGGCCTCGATACGGTGGGGGTGCGCATTCCGGCCTCCGAGGTCACGCGCGCCCTGATCCGGACCGCGGGCGTTCCGCTCGCGGCGCCGAGCGCCAATCTCTTTACGCGCGTCTCCCCGACCACGGCCGCTCACGTGGCGCGGCAGCTCGGTGATCGCCTGTCGATGATCCTCGACGCCGGCCCGGCGCGCGTTGGCATCGAGTCGACCGTGCTCGACCTCACGAGGACGCCCCCGCGGCTCCTGAGACCGGGCGGAACGCCGCAGTCCGACATCGAATCGGTCATCGGGCCGGTCGAACGATCCATGGCCGCCTCCGGCGATGCACCGCGTCCGTCGCCAGGCATGGTCGAGCGCCACTACGCGCCGCGCACGACGCTCCGTCTCTTCGAGTCTGCGCGGCTGGATGAAGTGCTTGGAGTCGCCGAACGAATGCGCGGGCACGGCACGCGGGTGGTCGTCGTGACTCGGCAGGGAGCGAACGCGCATGGCGCGGGCATTCGCTTCATGCCCGATACCGTCGACGCCTACGCGGGCGCGCTGTACAGCATGTTGCACGAACTCGAGGAGCACGACGTCGAGGTCGCGTTCGTGGAGCAACCGCCGTCGGAGTCAGCGTGGGACGCGATCCGGGATCGATTACGGCGCGCGTCGACTTCGGACTGA
- a CDS encoding thioredoxin family protein: protein MARRWFVAASLDAFIDAAETNQEFWRGVRRLARVDALLRARARDVPGAWHLLCLAEDWCSDAVQALPVIARLIEDAPAIDLRVVGRDLNEDLMQAHLTRGTRSIPVVILLDGGFRECGWWGPRPSVLQAWHYEQGPKVEPAERLRYKREWYARDRGVSIAREVLELLETAAGVSGGSSPDATGG from the coding sequence ATGGCCCGCCGATGGTTTGTGGCGGCGAGCCTCGATGCCTTCATCGACGCCGCAGAAACGAACCAGGAGTTCTGGCGCGGCGTTCGGCGGTTGGCGCGTGTCGATGCACTGCTGCGTGCGCGGGCGCGCGACGTCCCCGGTGCATGGCATCTGCTGTGCCTGGCCGAGGACTGGTGCAGCGACGCCGTGCAGGCGCTGCCGGTGATCGCGAGGCTCATCGAGGACGCGCCGGCAATCGACCTCCGTGTCGTAGGCCGCGACCTCAATGAGGACCTCATGCAGGCGCACCTCACACGCGGCACGCGATCGATTCCCGTGGTCATTCTGCTCGATGGCGGGTTTCGCGAATGCGGCTGGTGGGGGCCGCGTCCCTCGGTGTTGCAGGCCTGGCACTACGAGCAGGGGCCGAAGGTCGAGCCCGCGGAGCGGTTGCGCTACAAGCGCGAGTGGTACGCCCGCGACCGTGGCGTCTCCATCGCACGGGAGGTGCTGGAACTGCTCGAGACCGCGGCCGGAGTTTCGGGGGGCTCGTCGCCCGACGCGACCGGAGGCTAG
- a CDS encoding DUF2490 domain-containing protein, with product MFRACLAVSLLVVPALVHAQRETFENVNAWLSWIGDIELDPRWAIDFDGSLRASGPVDQLGQVLWRASVRRNLSANVRASVGYAGSDTHPYGKLPVAFRAPEHRLFQQLQLTHPAGRVQFTHRYRFEQRWSGRVAVVGTDTSVRNWVRTSRLRYLARATIPLQGATLDANEWFVNVADEVMLNFGANIANNTFDQNRMQLGIGRRLGRDYRLELQYLDHLVLRPNGRQLERNHTIVTNVSTSFRLRRSAH from the coding sequence ATGTTCCGCGCCTGCCTCGCCGTCTCGCTGCTGGTCGTCCCCGCGCTCGTCCACGCGCAGCGCGAGACGTTCGAAAACGTCAACGCCTGGCTGTCGTGGATCGGCGACATCGAGCTCGATCCGCGCTGGGCTATCGACTTCGACGGTTCGCTTCGCGCAAGCGGACCGGTGGATCAGCTCGGGCAGGTGCTCTGGCGGGCATCGGTACGGCGTAACCTGAGCGCGAACGTGCGCGCCTCGGTGGGCTACGCCGGGAGCGACACGCACCCCTATGGCAAGCTCCCCGTCGCCTTCCGCGCCCCCGAGCACCGCCTCTTCCAGCAACTGCAGCTCACGCACCCGGCGGGCCGCGTGCAGTTCACCCACCGCTATCGCTTTGAACAGCGATGGTCGGGCCGGGTCGCGGTCGTCGGAACCGATACGTCGGTGCGAAACTGGGTCCGCACGAGTCGGCTCCGCTACCTCGCCCGGGCAACCATCCCGCTGCAGGGCGCGACGCTCGACGCCAACGAGTGGTTCGTGAACGTGGCCGACGAAGTGATGCTCAACTTCGGCGCGAACATCGCCAACAACACGTTCGACCAGAACCGCATGCAGCTCGGCATCGGCCGGCGCCTCGGTCGCGACTATCGTCTCGAGCTGCAGTACCTGGACCACCTGGTCCTGCGGCCAAACGGTCGGCAGTTGGAGCGCAACCACACCATCGTCACCAACGTGTCCACGTCGTTCCGGCTGCGGCGCAGTGCCCACTGA
- a CDS encoding LPP20 family lipoprotein: MRLIRLTLASLVAAAACSGGPRPATDLLPPANRETIRNLPSWYLKPPTEEHFLLAPATSVSRDVQVAINKAQADARNAIAQQLEVKYGALNKRFVEEVGREGSQLLDQYTQVYKAVVSTTLYGSRPRQQILRTEGSVYRAIVLMELPVGEMSKRLLEQLRAQEQLYTRFRAGEAFKELDAEVQRYEQWKRER; encoded by the coding sequence ATGCGTCTCATTCGCCTGACCCTCGCTTCGTTGGTTGCCGCCGCGGCCTGCTCCGGTGGCCCCAGGCCTGCTACCGACCTGTTGCCTCCGGCAAACCGCGAGACGATCCGCAACCTGCCGTCGTGGTACCTCAAGCCACCGACGGAAGAGCACTTTCTGCTGGCGCCGGCCACGTCGGTGTCGCGGGACGTGCAGGTGGCGATCAACAAGGCGCAGGCCGATGCGCGCAACGCGATCGCCCAGCAGCTCGAGGTCAAGTACGGCGCGCTCAACAAGCGCTTCGTCGAAGAAGTCGGCCGCGAAGGTTCGCAGTTGCTCGACCAGTACACGCAGGTCTACAAGGCGGTCGTCTCTACCACACTCTACGGCAGTCGCCCCCGTCAGCAGATACTGCGGACGGAAGGCAGCGTGTATCGCGCGATCGTACTGATGGAGCTTCCGGTGGGCGAGATGTCCAAGCGACTGCTGGAACAGCTCCGTGCCCAGGAGCAGCTGTACACGCGCTTCCGCGCAGGCGAAGCGTTCAAGGAGCTTGACGCCGAGGTGCAGCGCTACGAGCAGTGGAAGCGGGAACGTTAG
- a CDS encoding S9 family peptidase, whose amino-acid sequence MARLLSGSLFLAATLVPLMSHAQRVAYPPTRTVDVSDDFHGTRVADPYRWLEDLGSDSTRAWVAAQNAVTMRWLAAAPDRERIRARLTTLWNYPRVGVPVRLPNGVLFHQRNSGLQKQAEIVARSAPGTAARLVLDPNALSPDGTVAVSQYSPSPDGRHLAYALSEGGADWQDVKVRQVRTGTDLPDVLRWVRFSGLSWTRDGKGFFYSRYPARNEADKLSASLEHHALYYHRIGTPQAEDVLVFERRDLPTWFVVGATSDDGRYAFVYLSKGADARNRLYVIPLGNPMAPTIGATPIPLVDTDDGEFTVVGSLGSRLFLRTDLDAPRRRVVAVDLTAPARTSWRTVVPEGPAAIADVALTSSALVVHRLVDVTSELTLYTPAGKRLGEVTLPSAGTVAAVSASTEVSTFYYAFTSHLAPTTVFRYDARAKMSIAFDPPTLAFDPAAYETRRVFATSKDGTRVPLFVSSRRGLALDGANPTLLYAYGGFGVNLQPTFSPATLGWMDMGGVYVTAALRGGSEYGEAWHHAGMLDHKQNVFDDFIAAAEYLIAERITSPAKLVINGGSNGGLLVGAVMTQRPDLFAVAIPQVGVLDMLRYHRFTGGAAWATEYGSADDAEAFAWLYRYSPLHRVVPGTCYPATLITTADHDDRVVPSHSYKFAAALQAAQGCDRPVLIRVETQGSHGYRPTDRMIEEYADLWAFAWSVVGAR is encoded by the coding sequence ATGGCACGTCTCCTCTCGGGCTCGCTGTTCCTGGCCGCGACCCTCGTCCCACTCATGTCCCACGCCCAACGCGTCGCGTATCCGCCGACCCGCACGGTCGACGTATCCGATGACTTTCATGGCACGCGCGTCGCCGATCCATATCGCTGGCTCGAGGACCTCGGCAGCGACTCGACCAGGGCATGGGTGGCAGCGCAGAACGCCGTGACCATGCGCTGGCTGGCGGCCGCGCCCGACCGCGAGCGCATCCGCGCGCGCCTGACGACGCTCTGGAACTATCCACGCGTCGGTGTGCCGGTGCGGCTGCCGAACGGTGTGCTGTTTCATCAGCGCAACTCGGGCCTGCAAAAGCAGGCGGAGATCGTCGCGCGCTCGGCGCCGGGCACCGCGGCACGCCTGGTCCTCGACCCCAACGCGCTGAGTCCCGACGGCACCGTTGCCGTCTCGCAGTATTCGCCTTCACCCGATGGGCGGCACCTGGCCTACGCGCTGTCAGAAGGCGGCGCCGACTGGCAGGACGTGAAGGTCCGGCAGGTGCGCACGGGCACCGACCTGCCCGACGTGCTGCGGTGGGTGCGGTTCTCCGGGCTCTCGTGGACCCGTGATGGCAAGGGGTTCTTCTATTCGCGCTACCCGGCGCGCAACGAGGCGGACAAGCTCAGCGCGTCGCTCGAGCATCACGCGCTGTACTACCACCGGATCGGCACGCCGCAGGCGGAGGACGTCCTCGTGTTCGAGCGACGCGACCTTCCGACCTGGTTTGTCGTGGGCGCGACCAGCGACGACGGGCGCTACGCGTTCGTATACCTCAGCAAGGGCGCCGACGCACGCAACCGGCTGTACGTCATCCCGTTAGGCAACCCGATGGCGCCGACCATCGGCGCCACGCCGATCCCGCTCGTCGACACCGACGACGGCGAGTTCACCGTCGTCGGCTCACTCGGCAGCCGACTCTTTCTCCGCACCGACCTCGACGCGCCCCGGCGTCGGGTGGTCGCCGTCGATCTCACCGCGCCGGCGCGCACGTCCTGGCGGACGGTCGTTCCGGAGGGTCCGGCCGCGATCGCCGACGTCGCGCTGACCTCATCGGCCCTTGTCGTCCACCGCCTCGTCGACGTGACGAGCGAGCTGACGCTGTACACGCCCGCGGGAAAGCGGCTCGGTGAGGTCACCTTGCCTTCCGCCGGCACGGTCGCCGCGGTCAGCGCCTCGACCGAGGTCTCGACGTTCTACTACGCGTTCACGTCGCACCTCGCGCCGACCACCGTGTTCCGCTACGACGCCCGGGCGAAAATGAGCATCGCGTTCGACCCGCCGACCCTGGCGTTCGATCCGGCGGCCTACGAGACGCGCCGGGTGTTCGCGACCTCGAAGGACGGGACGCGTGTACCGCTTTTCGTCTCGTCGCGCCGCGGCCTCGCGCTCGACGGCGCCAATCCAACCCTGCTCTACGCCTACGGCGGCTTTGGCGTGAACCTGCAGCCAACGTTTTCGCCGGCGACCCTCGGGTGGATGGACATGGGCGGCGTCTATGTCACGGCGGCGCTCCGGGGCGGGAGTGAATACGGCGAAGCGTGGCACCACGCAGGCATGCTTGACCACAAGCAGAACGTGTTCGACGACTTTATCGCGGCCGCCGAATACCTCATCGCCGAGCGGATCACCTCGCCCGCAAAGCTCGTGATCAACGGAGGGTCCAACGGTGGACTGCTGGTGGGCGCCGTGATGACGCAGCGGCCGGACCTGTTTGCGGTGGCGATTCCCCAGGTCGGTGTGCTCGACATGCTCCGCTACCATCGATTCACCGGCGGTGCGGCGTGGGCCACGGAATACGGCTCGGCGGACGACGCCGAGGCCTTCGCGTGGCTCTACCGGTATTCGCCGCTGCATCGCGTGGTGCCGGGAACGTGTTATCCAGCCACGCTCATCACCACCGCGGACCACGACGATCGCGTGGTCCCCAGCCACTCCTACAAGTTCGCAGCGGCCCTGCAGGCCGCGCAGGGCTGCGACCGGCCGGTGCTGATCCGCGTGGAAACGCAAGGCTCGCACGGGTACCGCCCCACCGACCGCATGATCGAGGAGTACGCCGACCTCTGGGCCTTTGCCTGGAGCGTGGTCGGAGCGCGATAA
- the nhaR gene encoding transcriptional activator NhaR yields MAWLNYHHLLYFWTVARTGSVTKACQELHLTQPAVSAQIRMLERSLGEKLFVKRGRNLALTDVGRLVYRYADEIFVLGREMQETLAGRSPGRPQRLVVGVADQVHKIAVFRLLEPAIRGEVPVHLVIREDKLDRLLGELALHSIDLVISDAPVGTGTHVKAFNHLLGETDVTIYGAPAMAAHYRRKFPQSLDGAPFILPTDGSQLHRSMVAWFDSQGIKPNVVAEIEDSSVLKIFGQGGIGLFPGPTALDADITRRYQVKAVGRIESVRERFYAISVERRITHPIVKQITAIAQDDVFG; encoded by the coding sequence ATGGCCTGGCTCAACTACCATCACCTGCTCTACTTCTGGACCGTGGCCCGAACGGGCAGCGTGACCAAGGCGTGCCAGGAACTGCACCTGACGCAGCCTGCCGTGAGCGCGCAGATCCGCATGCTCGAACGGTCGCTCGGCGAGAAGTTGTTCGTGAAGCGGGGTCGAAACCTTGCCCTCACCGACGTCGGGCGGCTCGTATACCGCTACGCCGACGAGATTTTCGTGCTCGGTCGCGAGATGCAGGAGACGCTCGCCGGTCGCAGCCCCGGTCGCCCTCAGCGACTGGTGGTGGGCGTTGCGGATCAGGTGCACAAGATCGCCGTGTTCCGGCTGCTCGAACCGGCGATTCGTGGCGAAGTGCCGGTGCATCTGGTGATCCGCGAAGACAAACTCGACCGCCTGCTTGGCGAGTTGGCGCTGCACAGCATCGACCTCGTCATTTCCGACGCGCCGGTGGGGACGGGCACGCACGTGAAGGCGTTCAATCACCTGCTCGGCGAGACGGACGTAACGATCTACGGCGCCCCGGCGATGGCGGCGCACTATCGCCGGAAGTTCCCGCAGTCCCTTGACGGCGCGCCGTTCATCCTGCCCACCGACGGCTCGCAGCTGCACCGCTCGATGGTGGCATGGTTCGACAGCCAGGGGATCAAGCCGAACGTCGTCGCCGAAATCGAGGACAGCTCGGTGCTCAAGATCTTTGGCCAGGGCGGGATTGGCCTGTTCCCCGGGCCGACGGCGCTGGACGCGGACATCACGCGCCGCTATCAGGTGAAGGCGGTGGGCCGCATCGAGAGCGTGCGCGAACGCTTCTACGCGATTTCGGTGGAGCGACGCATCACGCACCCGATCGTGAAGCAGATCACGGCGATCGCGCAGGACGACGTGTTCGGCTGA
- a CDS encoding LysM peptidoglycan-binding domain-containing protein, with protein MTGATLPHPGTRTRARASLWLSASVWGLVLALVAVIGTLGAGLHRGDPEGAARLANAEIEAGLEPGERVEARVVVSQRLWWDYFRHTYGVLAATDRRLLYVGVPPEPFLHRDNGPPELVTQAFAYARGLAVQRGSRFRRQGPTVRVTASTGTSQFAVTSRDVPRLEAVIAVADRVQAALRSAADAERRATEAAEAAARRPIYHLVQRGEALEFIARRYGVSVESLSVWNGLTNSRITSGRRLLVRPGRTP; from the coding sequence ATGACCGGGGCCACGCTGCCACACCCAGGCACCAGGACGCGGGCGCGGGCGAGTCTGTGGCTCAGCGCCTCGGTCTGGGGTCTCGTTCTCGCGCTCGTGGCCGTGATCGGCACGCTTGGCGCCGGCTTGCATCGCGGAGATCCGGAGGGCGCGGCCCGTCTCGCCAATGCCGAGATCGAGGCGGGGCTCGAGCCCGGTGAGCGTGTGGAGGCGCGCGTCGTCGTATCGCAGCGGCTCTGGTGGGACTACTTCCGCCACACCTACGGGGTGCTGGCCGCCACGGATCGACGCCTGCTTTACGTGGGCGTGCCTCCCGAACCGTTTCTCCATCGGGACAACGGCCCTCCCGAGCTGGTGACCCAGGCGTTCGCGTATGCGCGCGGGCTCGCCGTCCAGCGCGGCTCGCGATTCCGCCGGCAGGGTCCGACGGTCCGGGTGACGGCGAGCACCGGCACGTCGCAGTTTGCCGTCACGTCTCGCGACGTCCCGCGCCTCGAGGCGGTGATCGCGGTGGCGGACCGCGTGCAGGCCGCCCTCCGGTCTGCCGCGGACGCCGAGCGTCGTGCCACCGAGGCCGCAGAAGCCGCGGCGCGTCGGCCGATCTATCACCTCGTCCAGCGTGGCGAGGCGCTGGAGTTCATCGCCAGGCGCTACGGAGTGAGTGTCGAGTCCCTCAGCGTGTGGAACGGCCTCACGAATTCGCGCATCACCAGCGGGCGCCGCCTGCTCGTGCGACCGGGACGTACGCCGTGA
- a CDS encoding caspase family protein, with amino-acid sequence MPILPLMVLPTASFDPAVAGRLIARAASFLLLAGAALAAQVPSGFSLGDGRERVRQVQGSADLVERLASQGVEHWSFDGATVTFDLATGRVIEWNDPRRVLRVALRSTPGTRDSVLALGAGIGDIARLFGTPWAVTRDGTRRQMYLAFGRSVIRVDIASGRVTGWVRRDAAMRVRASDDSLAHAALAARAPASLAIAADRTTARALPARFALASVTVRDATGDQRLAPREFADITLRVRNVGASVSPAVPAHVVRSAGLVLIAGAPDTVWLPALAPGDSTDVVVTAYATGAVASPEIALVILAPGSAVRLAARVQTVPPEAAGGATSTRDDLASGIPAAATRNGDALAVIIGIGSYQRLPDARFADDDAALMRAYAVQALGVPDDGAHLMYRRGADASGSELRRLLGDRGWLARRTTDNTDILVYFAGHGAMDDAERRPHLLPADGDANYVGETGLDLYALLDRLARLPARSITVLLDACFSGLGRSGRPLVQGTRASVVSIEHPALVRRNMAVLVASRGAQVAGDLPAERHGAFTWFVARGLRGAADDDGDRTITVAELGRYVEREVTRSAAALDREQQPLTIARDSLRAVARLAPR; translated from the coding sequence GTGCCGATACTCCCTCTCATGGTGTTGCCGACAGCGTCGTTCGATCCGGCCGTGGCCGGCCGGCTGATCGCGCGCGCGGCGTCGTTCCTGCTGCTGGCAGGGGCGGCGCTGGCGGCGCAGGTGCCGTCGGGCTTCTCGTTAGGTGACGGCCGTGAGCGGGTGCGGCAGGTGCAGGGCTCGGCAGACCTGGTCGAGCGCCTCGCCTCGCAGGGCGTGGAACACTGGAGCTTTGACGGCGCCACGGTGACGTTCGACCTCGCCACCGGACGCGTCATCGAATGGAACGACCCGCGACGCGTCCTGCGCGTCGCACTGCGCTCGACCCCCGGGACCCGTGATTCCGTGCTCGCGCTCGGCGCCGGGATCGGCGACATCGCTCGGCTCTTCGGAACCCCGTGGGCCGTCACCCGCGACGGCACGCGCCGACAGATGTACCTCGCCTTTGGCCGGAGCGTCATCCGTGTCGACATCGCGTCCGGGCGGGTAACGGGTTGGGTACGCCGCGACGCCGCCATGCGCGTGCGCGCGAGCGACGACTCGCTGGCGCACGCGGCGCTTGCGGCGCGCGCTCCGGCTTCGCTCGCGATCGCCGCCGACCGCACGACCGCCCGCGCGTTACCCGCCCGCTTCGCCCTGGCCTCGGTCACCGTGCGCGATGCCACCGGCGACCAGCGACTCGCTCCTCGCGAGTTCGCCGACATCACCCTGCGTGTGCGCAATGTCGGTGCATCGGTCTCGCCTGCTGTGCCGGCGCACGTCGTCCGCTCCGCCGGCCTCGTGCTCATCGCTGGTGCGCCGGATACCGTCTGGCTGCCCGCGCTCGCGCCGGGCGATTCCACGGATGTCGTCGTAACCGCGTATGCCACGGGGGCGGTCGCGTCACCCGAGATCGCACTCGTGATCCTGGCCCCGGGTTCCGCGGTGCGGCTTGCGGCGCGCGTGCAGACCGTACCGCCGGAGGCGGCAGGCGGCGCGACCTCCACGCGTGACGACCTCGCGTCCGGAATCCCGGCGGCCGCCACGCGCAACGGCGACGCGCTCGCCGTCATCATCGGCATCGGATCGTACCAACGCCTGCCGGACGCACGATTCGCGGACGACGACGCCGCGCTCATGCGCGCGTACGCCGTCCAGGCCCTCGGCGTGCCCGACGACGGCGCGCACCTCATGTATCGTCGCGGCGCGGACGCATCAGGGAGCGAGTTGCGGCGCCTGCTCGGCGATCGGGGCTGGCTTGCTCGGCGCACCACCGACAACACCGACATCCTGGTCTACTTCGCCGGGCACGGCGCGATGGACGACGCCGAGCGCCGGCCGCACCTGCTGCCCGCTGACGGCGACGCGAACTATGTCGGAGAGACCGGCCTCGACCTCTACGCGCTGCTCGACCGACTGGCCCGACTCCCCGCCCGCTCCATCACCGTCCTGCTCGACGCCTGCTTTTCAGGGTTGGGGCGCTCGGGTCGCCCGCTGGTGCAAGGGACGCGCGCCTCGGTCGTTTCCATCGAGCACCCGGCACTTGTCAGGCGCAACATGGCCGTGCTGGTGGCCTCCCGGGGCGCGCAGGTGGCGGGCGACCTGCCGGCCGAGCGGCACGGCGCGTTTACGTGGTTCGTCGCGCGCGGACTTCGGGGCGCGGCCGACGACGATGGCGACCGCACGATCACCGTGGCCGAGCTCGGGCGGTACGTGGAGCGCGAGGTCACCCGCAGCGCGGCGGCGCTGGACCGGGAGCAGCAGCCCCTGACCATCGCCCGCGACTCGCTCCGGGCGGTGGCCCGCCTGGCGCCACGTTAG
- a CDS encoding efflux RND transporter periplasmic adaptor subunit, whose amino-acid sequence MPLVALRVAACRAPLLACALLLACDRVGETTTADSTQATASGSADSAASDAPRAATVSLPVTVSEVRQGDLVLSVSTTGTVRSDGEATLKAEVAGTITAVLVRPGDRVRRGQPLLRLDARPFDLAVQEAEAAVAEAEVRYQDAIAPDSIVLGRAPSPEQRRIALTRSGLQGARVRLDRARLERERATITAPFDGMVDRVDRSTGERVGAGETLTRVVNLAALRIEASVLEHDLPLIREGGVATVSSASAPGRQVAGRVTAVLPLIDSTTRAGRVFVRLTNPGPLRPGMYADVRLESQRLSKRRLVPSRAVIERDGRPLVFVVKDGRAQWVYITPGRSNGVDTEVLPDSSTGTIPVEVGDHVIVAGHLTLTHDAPVREVVADTARGARTVRQ is encoded by the coding sequence ATGCCCCTCGTCGCACTGCGCGTTGCTGCCTGCCGCGCTCCCCTGCTGGCGTGCGCCCTCCTGCTCGCGTGCGACCGGGTTGGGGAGACCACCACGGCTGACTCCACGCAGGCGACCGCCAGCGGCAGCGCTGACTCTGCGGCGAGCGATGCCCCGCGTGCGGCCACGGTCTCGCTGCCCGTGACCGTGAGCGAGGTGCGCCAGGGCGACCTCGTGCTGAGCGTGAGCACGACAGGCACCGTGCGCTCCGACGGCGAGGCCACGCTCAAGGCCGAAGTGGCCGGAACGATCACCGCCGTGCTGGTCCGCCCCGGTGACCGGGTGCGTCGGGGCCAGCCTCTGCTCCGCCTCGACGCGCGCCCCTTCGACCTGGCCGTCCAGGAAGCCGAGGCCGCCGTGGCTGAGGCCGAAGTGCGCTACCAGGACGCCATCGCACCGGATTCCATCGTGCTCGGCCGCGCCCCTTCACCCGAACAGCGACGCATTGCGCTCACGCGTTCCGGGCTGCAAGGCGCGCGCGTCCGCCTCGATCGCGCCAGGCTCGAGCGCGAGCGCGCGACGATCACCGCGCCGTTCGACGGCATGGTCGATCGCGTGGATCGCTCCACGGGCGAACGCGTGGGCGCGGGTGAGACGCTCACGCGCGTCGTGAACCTCGCGGCGCTGCGTATCGAAGCGTCGGTCCTCGAGCACGACCTGCCGCTCATTCGCGAGGGCGGCGTGGCGACGGTCAGCAGCGCGTCCGCACCGGGTCGCCAGGTCGCGGGTCGCGTCACCGCCGTGCTGCCGCTCATCGACTCCACCACACGCGCGGGACGCGTGTTCGTGCGCCTGACGAACCCCGGCCCGCTGCGGCCCGGCATGTACGCCGATGTGCGTCTCGAGTCGCAGCGACTCTCGAAGCGCCGCCTGGTACCGAGCCGTGCCGTGATCGAACGCGACGGCCGGCCGCTCGTCTTCGTGGTCAAGGACGGTCGTGCACAATGGGTGTACATCACGCCCGGTCGTTCCAACGGTGTCGACACCGAAGTGCTCCCGGACTCCTCGACCGGCACGATCCCCGTTGAGGTGGGCGACCATGTGATCGTCGCCGGCCACCTCACGCTGACGCACGACGCTCCGGTGCGGGAGGTCGTCGCCGACACCGCGCGCGGTGCACGCACGGTTCGCCAATAG